Genomic DNA from Spirochaetaceae bacterium:
TCCATCGTGGTCGGCGGCAGTTGCACTTGGCGAATGCCGGTTACCTGCAACTTGCCGTTGCCCGCGTACTCCAAGGTCCCGGAATAGCCGGCGCCGCCCACGGAGACGTTGGAGACCTCCCAGGCATTCGGCGCCACGAAGACCAGCTCCGTCTGCGACAGATCCACGGAGTCCGGGATCAGCTTGCCGCTGCTGCCGAATACGTGGCTGACCTCGGCGGTCGTGCCACCGGTGTAGCGCAGCAACGCGGAGTAGTGTTGGCCGTCATACATGATCGACGACACGTACACGGAATCGGGCCCCGCAAGGGAGACCCGTGCGCCGGCGAAGCTGGCGCGGCTCGGATCGATCTGGCTGTCCGAGATCATGATCGCGGACGGCTGGAACGCGGCGGCGATCATGGCGGCGAGTTCGTCGCCGGCCATGTCCGCTTCCGCCTGCGCTTCATCGGCAGCGGCCTGCGCGGCGGACGCCATGTCGTTGGCGGCCGCCAGATCCGCTGCCAGGGCAGCAATCTCCTCGCTCTGCGCGCTGTTCTCCGCTTGCGCGGATGCCAACACCGCCTGCATTTCAGCCAACGCGGCCTGTGCCTCTTCCAGCGCGGTAGGTGGCAGCTCTACCATGCGAATGCCGGTGACCTGCAGCGTGCCGTCGCCGGCGTACTCCAGCGTGCCGGAGTAGCCGACCCCGCCCACGGAGACGTTGGACACCTCCCAGGCGTTCGGCGCCATGAACACCATCTCGGTCTGCGACAGGTCCACGGAGTCGGGAATCAGTTTCCCCGCCGCGCCGTAGACCTGCTTCACCTCGGCGGTGGTGCCGCCGGTGTAGCGCAGCAGCGCCGAGTAGCGCTGGCCGTCGTACATGATCGAAGACACGTACACGGAATCGGGACCTGCGACCGCCACCCGGGCGTCGGCGAAGCTCGCCTTGCTCGGGTCGATCTGGCCATCCGAGATCATCACCACGGACGGTTGGAAGGCGTCCGCCATCATCGCTTCAAGCTCGGCCTTGGCCATGTCGGCGTCCGCCATCGACATCGCCGCGCTCGCGTGCGCGTCGGCGAGATCCGCCTCCAGAGAAGCGATCATCTCGCCCTGCGCGGCGCTGTCCGCTTGCAGGGCATCGTTGGCGGCCTGCGCGGCTGCCAGCGCCGCCTCGACCTCGGCCAGGGCGGCCTGCGCCTCTTCCAGCGCGGTAGGCGGCAACTCCACCATGCGAATGCCGGTGACCTGCAGCGTGCCGTCGCCGGTGTAGGCGAGCGTGCCGGAGTAGCCGGTCCCGCCTACCGAGACGTTGGACACCTCCCAGGCGTTGGGGGACACGAACACCAGCTCGGTCTGTGACAGGTCCACGGAGTCGGGAATCAGTTTGCCCGCCGAGCCGTAGATCTGCCGCACTTCGGCGGTGGTGCCGCCGGTGTAGCGCAGCAGCGCCGAGTAGCGCTGGCCGTCGTACATGATCGAAGACACGTACACGGAATCGGGACCTGCGACCGCCACCCGGGCGTCGGCGAAGCTCGCCTTGCTCGGGTCGATCTGGCCATCCGAGATCATCACCACGGACGGTTGGAAGGCGTCCGCCATCATCGCTTCAAGCTCGGCCTTGGCCATGTCGGCGTCCGCCATCGACATCGCCGCGCTCGCCTGCGCGTCATCGGCCATCGCCCTCGCGTCGGCAAGGTCCGCCGCAAGAGCGTCGTTGGCGGCCTGCGCGGCTGCCAGCGCCGCCTCGACCTCGGCCAGGGCGGCCTGCGCCTCTTCCAGCGCGGTAGGCGGCAACTCCACCATGCGAATGCCGGTGACCTGCAGCGTGCCGTCGCCGGTGTAGGCGAGCGTGCCGGAGTAGCCGGTCCCGCCTACCGAGACGTTGGACACCTCCCAGGCGTTGGGGGACACGAACACCAGCTCGGTCTGTGACAGGTCCACGGAGTCGGGAATCAGTTTGCCCGCCGAGCCGTAGATCTGCCGCACTTCGGCGGTGGTGCCGCCGGTGTAGCGCAGCAGCGCCGAGTAGCGCTGGCCGTCGTACATGATCGAAGACACGTACACGGAATCGGGACCTGCGACCGCCACCCGGGCGTCGGCGAAGCTCGCCTTGCTCGGGTCGATCTGGCCATCCGAGATCATCACCACGGACGGTTGGAAGGCGTCCGCCATCATCGCTTCAAGCTCGGCCTTGGCCATGTCGGCGTCCGCCATCGACATCGCCGCGCTCGCCTGCGCGTCATCGGCCATCGCCCTCGCGTCGGCAAGGTCCGCCGCAAGAGCGTCGTTGGCGGCCTGCGCGGCTGCCAGCGCCGCCTCGACCTCGGCCAGGGCGGCCTGCGCCTCTTCCAGCGCGGTAGGCGGCAACTCCACCATGCGAATGCCGGTGACCTGCAGCGTGCCGTCGCCGGTGTAGGCGAGCGTGCCGGAGTAGCCGGTCCCGCCTACCGAGACGTTGGACACCTCCCAGGCGTTGGGGGACACGAACACCAGCTCGGTCTGCGACAGGTCGACGGAATCGGGAATCAGTTTGCCCGCCGCGCCGTAAATCTGTTGCACCTCGGCGGTCGTGCCGCCGGTGTACTTGAGCAGCGCCGAGTAGCGCTGGCCGTCGTACAGGATCGAAGACACGTACACGGAATCGGGGCCGGCGACCGCCACGCGCGCGTCGGCGAAGCTCGCCTTGCTCGGGTCGATCTGGCCGTCCGAGATCATGATCGCCGACGGTTGATACGCGTCGGCCATCATGGCGTCGATGGTGGCCTTTGCATCGGCAGCCATGGCGTGCCCCTCGTCGGCACTGAACTGAGCGGCCTGCAGATCTGCCTCCAGGGAGGTTACGTCGCCTTCGAGCGATGCTACGTTCGCCTCGAGAGAGGCTACCTGCTCGCTCATCGCGGCGTTGTCCGCCTGCGACGCCGCCAGCGCGGCCTCCACCTGGGCCAGCGCGGCCTGCGCTTCGTCCAGGGCGTCAGGCGGCAGTTCGACCTGCCGGATGCCGGTGACCTGCAGCTTGCCGTCGCCGGCGTACGTCAGCGTACCGGAGTAGCCGACCCCGCCAACGGACACGTTGGACACCTGCAGGCTGTTGGGCGCCACGAACGTCAGCTCGGTCTGCGAAAGATCGACGGAGTCGGGAATCAGCTTCCCGGCGCTGCCGTAGACCTGCCTGACTTCGGCGGTGGTGCCGCCGGTGTACTTGAGCAGGGCCGAGTAGCTCTGCCCGCCGTAACTGATCGAAGAGATGTACACGGAGTCGGGGCCGGCAACGGCGACGCGCGCGTCAGCCAAGCTGCCCAGGCTCGGATCGAGTTGGTCATCCGAGACCATGATCGCGGACGGCTGGACCATGTCGGCCAGCAAGGAATCGAGCGCGGCACGCGCCGCCGCGGCGTCGGTCTCTGCCACCCACTGCGCGACGCTGGCGTCCTCGGCCATGATTTGCGCTTCCGATCTGGCCAACTGGGCGGCATTCCGCTCGGCGCGCGCGGCTTCCGCGTCGGCCATGGCAGCCTCGGCTTCGGCGCGGGCATCGCCGGCGGCAACGTCCGCCTGCAGCACCAGCGCCTCGGCGGCGGCCAGTTCGGCGCGCAAGGCAGTGATCTGTTCGTCCGCGGTGGGCGGAAGCACGACGCTGCGCAGGCCGGTGACCTGCAGCTTGTTGCCGCCAACGTGCGTCAACTCGCCGGAGTACCCCGCGGAGCCGACGGCGACGTTGGCCACCATCAGCTTGTCAGGACCCCGGAAAACCAGCCTGGTTCGGCTCAGGTCGACGGAATCGGGAATCATCTTGCCGCTGGCTCCGAAGATGGCCGCCACCGTGGCGGTGGTCCCGCCGGAGTACTCAAGCAATGCCGAATAGGTCTGCCCGTCGTACATGATGGACGATACGTAGATCGAGTCCGGACCGGCCAGCGAGGCGCGCGCGGCGCTGATGTCGAGCAGGCTGGGGTCGAACCGATCCGCCGACACCATCACCTCGGCGGGATGGGGAGCCATCGCCATCATCAGCTTGTCGGAGGCCGCATCGGCTTCCGAACGCGCCATTTCGGCGTCCTTCATGGCGCCCTCGGCTTCCGAGCGTGCCATCTCGGCATCCATCATGGCGCCTTCCGCTTCCGCGCGCGCCATTTCCGCCTCTTTCATCGCCGCTGCCGCCGCCGCCTCGGCGTTGGCCTGCGCCGCTGCCGCCGCCTCGGCGGCAGCCATCGACTCCTTGGCCTGGGCCATGGCCTGCTCGGCCTCGGCCTGCGCCGCGGCCAGCGCCGGATCGGAGTGATCGGCCGCCTGCAGCGACGCGCACGCTGTAGCCGCGACCGCACACGCCGATAACAGTAACAGGCGCAGATGCTTGAGCTTGAGGCGCGGGCGGGTCGACTTCGGAGGTGAGGGATTGTCGTCCATCTCGTCAACTGAATCGAATGAATCCGTAGTGAGGGAAACGGTACCGAGGCTTATCTTGCGCATGTGCTCCTCCTCCGTAGCTTGGCGCCGCGCACCGCCGTAACCCGCGCCCACGCCGTGCCGGAGAATATTTTGTTGTCTAGCTTGAACGATAGCGGCGGGCGTGTCCACTACTTTCGAACGGACACGGTGCCGGCACTTTCGCGCAAGCGTGCGATCTATCCTGCGCTATAATCCCAAACGCGGGGGCGTCTGTCAAACATGAATCGAGACGCGCGTCGGCGTGGCCCCGGATCGGCTGCGACGAGCCGTCACTCGGGTGCCGGAACCGCCGTTCTCACACCGCGTCGAAGGGTGCCCCTGTCATCGCAACGCTGGTCAGCGCCTCCGCGTCATCGGGCTGCCGGTGGCCGCCGGCGACCCGGTTGACCCGTACCGCGCCGCATCTCTCGCAGCGATGCACCAACTGCCAGCCCTTGCCTCCGGCCCACTTCAATCCCATCGGCGCCATCAGTCCGCCGCAGTCGCTGGCGCGGTCTCCGGGCAGCACGTCGAGGTGCAGCGAGTACAGGCACCGCGGACAGTGGTTGCGATAGCTGCCGTCCGCTACCGGCTCCACCTGGCTGCCGCAGCGGAGACAGCGAAAGCCGGTGTTGTGCCGTTTCTGTCCCACCCCGACCGCTACAGCGACAAGAGCTCCAACTCGAATACCAGGAACGAGTCGGGAGGTATCACTCCGGGCACGCCGCGACGTCCGTAGCCGAGTTCCGGCGGAATGATCACGGTGCGCTGTTCGCCCTGCACCATGTCCAGGAGCGCCTCGTTGACGCCCGCGATGAGCTGTCCGATGGTGAACTGCGCCGGGCTGCCCCGGTCGTGCGAGCTGTCGAACTTGGTACCGTCGAGCAGCTTGCCCGTATAGTGAACCGTGACCGCCTGGCCCTGCTTCGGCTTCTCGGTTCCGGAGCCGGCGGCGGTGACCTGGTACCACAGACCGGACTCCGTGGTCACCGCGTCTGGCCAGGTGGCGGCGATGATCCGTTCGGCCTCGGCGCGCTCCTCGGCCGCGGCCCGTTGCGACCGCCCCCCTACTTGCTCGAGCAGAGCGTCGAACCGTTCCTGGTCGACGCCGTAAGCCTCCGCGTCGCTGCCGATGCGGAGGATCTTCACCTCTTCGATGGTGTCGCCCTGCTTCACCGCATTCACGACATCCTGTCCTTGAACGACCCGCCCGAATACCGTGTGGCGCCCGTCGAGCCACGGCGTCGCGACGTGGGTAATGAAGAACTGGCTGCCGTTGGTGTTGGGGCCGGCGTTGGCCATCGACAGCACGCCGGGGCCGTCGTGGGTCAGCTCGGGAACGATCTCGTCGGGGAACGAGTACCCCGGTCCGCCGCTGCCGGTGCCGTGCGGGTCGCCGCCCTGAATCATGAACTCGGGAATGACCCGGTGGAACGCGAGGCCGTCGTAGTACGGTCCGGGGTTCCGGTTCTGGAACGCTATGGTGCCCTCCGCGAGGCCGACGAAGTTGGCCACGGTCAGCGGCGCGCGTTCATGTTCGAGCAGCAGGTAGATGGTGCCGTGGGTCGTCTTGAGGGCTGCGTACAGGCCGTCGTCGAGCTTCGGTTGCTGTTCGCCCGATGCGCACGACGTCAGGGTCACGGCAAGCGCCGGCAGCAGCACCGGCAACGTGGCGAGCCGACGGCCCTGCGGCAGGAGTCGGTGGAGCGGGTGTCGATTGATCATGTCGGGGCAGTGTATTGCAGCTTCCGAGGCCCCGGCAACAGACTCTAACGGCTGCGAGCGGCAAGAATTACCCACGTAAGGGTAGAAATCCCGCGGTCCGGGCCGGTGCGCAGCCCGCCGCGCTCCGGAAGCGCTGCCCCGAGCCACTCGGCAGTTCCGGTGACGTCGTCCACGCTGAAGAACGCCAAGTCCGCTCCGTCACCGTCGAACCCGGGCGGCGGCATCGCGTGCAGCGCCAGCGGTTCCCCGAGCCTTGCCCCGAATGGATGCAGGGCCCACATCGCCAGGGGCCGGTAGCGCGCGTCCGGCGCCGCCAACTCGTACTCCGGCCATGCCTCGGGCGGAATCCGGGCGCCGCCGATCACCGCGGACGCCGCACCGCCGGTGCCGGCGCCGGTTGCCCGTTGCAGTGCGCCCAGGTCGACCGGCCCGGAGGGAACCAGGCTCAGCCCGGCGAACTCGACCGGCTCCGTGCCCTCCCAGCCGATCGCCGTGGCGTCGTGCAACTGCACCGGCGGCAGGTCCCGG
This window encodes:
- a CDS encoding RNHCP domain-containing protein, which codes for MGQKRHNTGFRCLRCGSQVEPVADGSYRNHCPRCLYSLHLDVLPGDRASDCGGLMAPMGLKWAGGKGWQLVHRCERCGAVRVNRVAGGHRQPDDAEALTSVAMTGAPFDAV
- a CDS encoding FKBP-type peptidyl-prolyl cis-trans isomerase, which encodes MKILRIGSDAEAYGVDQERFDALLEQVGGRSQRAAAEERAEAERIIAATWPDAVTTESGLWYQVTAAGSGTEKPKQGQAVTVHYTGKLLDGTKFDSSHDRGSPAQFTIGQLIAGVNEALLDMVQGEQRTVIIPPELGYGRRGVPGVIPPDSFLVFELELLSL
- a CDS encoding carboxypeptidase-like regulatory domain-containing protein, giving the protein MLATGLLVSPDTAHGRGRSEPAAGLDAAFRDGAASGTAAAGHAPFGGVVTDAGGAPLPDVSVAMCASACWPTTTDESGRFHYPSLPVERYVLDVRGGSVAGRTLTSVVLPVELTAAGRDLPPVQLHDATAIGWEGTEPVEFAGLSLVPSGPVDLGALQRATGAGTGGAASAVIGGARIPPEAWPEYELAAPDARYRPLAMWALHPFGARLGEPLALHAMPPPGFDGDGADLAFFSVDDVTGTAEWLGAALPERGGLRTGPDRGISTLTWVILAARSR